From a single Apium graveolens cultivar Ventura chromosome 2, ASM990537v1, whole genome shotgun sequence genomic region:
- the LOC141694159 gene encoding uncharacterized protein LOC141694159 — MDFEDNLGEMFNCTGKKFRDLENDYESLTNAEARKFYGHVREGKQPLYPGSTKFSRLSFLIKLYHLKCAHGISESAFGELLELIRDAFPDAQIPLSLNAAKNMIKDLGLHYEKIHACRNNCMLYWGENKDKEKCDNCGVSRWVLPEKKGNDASDPGQVIHKVPANVMRYFPLKPRLQRLYMCKEYSKLMKWHDMVRQQDGKVRHPADTEAWKTIDADYPDFSLENRNVSLGVASDGFNPYRSMNLSHSTWPIVLVNYNLPPWLCMKQENLILSTLISGPDSPKNSIDVFMQPLIAELKELWEVGVNTYDALADEDFNLRARVLWTISDFPGYAMLSGWSTKGKLGCPVCHYETSSLYLKHSKKMCYMNHRKFLPSAHKWRMDTKRFNGAIEMGQCPSVLTGTDIEELLSGYVNQFGLQNKKAKSKTEGPFKKKSFFFIYLIGSIIHFDITLTPCT; from the coding sequence ATGGATTTCGAAGATAATTTAGGTGAAATGTTCAATTGTACGGGTAAAAAGTTTCGAGATTTAGAAAATGACTATGAAAGTCTAACAAATGCAGAGGCTAGAAAGTTTTATGGCCATGTTAGGGAGGGTAAACAACCACTATACCCCGGATCCACTAAATTCTCTCGGTTAAGTTTCCTGATCAAACTTTATCATTTAAAGTGTGCTCATGGAATTTCCGAGTCTGCCTTTGGGGAATTGCTGGAGTTAATAAGAGACGCCTTTCCTGATGCCCAAATACCTTTGTCTTTGAATGCTGCAAAAAATATGATCAAGGATTTAGGCTTACATTATGAAAAAATACATGCATGCCGAAATAATTGCATGTTGTACTGGGGAGAAAATAAAGACAAAGAAAAATGCGACAATTGTGGTGTTTCTAGGTGGGTGTTACCAGAAAAAAAAGGCAATGATGCTAGTGATCCGGGGCAGGTTATACACAAAGTGCCAGCTAATGTGATGAGGTACTTCCCTCTAAAGCCGAGATTGCAGAGGCTATACATGTGCAAGGAATATTCGAAACTAATGAAATGGCACGATATGGTACGTCAACAGGATGGAAAAGTAAGACATCCGGCTGATACAGAGGCTTGGAAGACGATAGATGCTGACTATCCTGATTTTTCATTAGAAAATCGGAATGTTAGTTTAGGAGTAGCCTCAGATGGATTCAACCCCTATCGTTCAATGAACCTAAGTCACAGTACCTGGCCAATTGTATTGGTCAATTACAACCTCCCACCTTGGCTATGCATGAAACAAGAAAATCTAATTCTTTCGACACTAATATCTGGTCCAGATTCACCAAAGAATAGTATTGATGTGTTCATGCAACCTTTAATTGCCGAGTTAAAAGAATTATGGGAGGTCGGCGTTAATACTTATGATGCCTTGGCTGATGAAGATTTTAATTTACGTGCTAGAGTGCTATGGACTATTAGCGATTTCCCGGGATATGCTATGTTGTCCGGCTGGAGCACAAAAGGCAAACTAGGGTGTCCTGTCTGCCATTATGAAACTTCATCACTTTATTTGAAGCATAGCAAGAAAATGTGCTATATGAACCACCGAAAGTTTCTTCCTTCTGCACACAAGTGGAGAATGGATACTAAAAGGTTTAATGGCGCAATTGAAATGGGGCAGTGTCCTTCAGTTTTAACGGGAACTGACATTGAGGAGTTGTTGTCTGGGTATGTAAACCAATTCGGCCTGCAGAACAAAAAGGCAAAGAGTAAAACTGAGGGCCCTTTTAAAAAGAagtcatttttttttatttacctTATTGGAAGCATAATCCACTTCGACATAACCTTGACGCCATGCACATAG